In one Bactrocera dorsalis isolate Fly_Bdor unplaced genomic scaffold, ASM2337382v1 BdCtg095, whole genome shotgun sequence genomic region, the following are encoded:
- the LOC125780117 gene encoding uncharacterized protein LOC125780117, translating into MGTGKNCPKTPQQMKELWQQLADELNSCRGPTRSAAKWKETLGVWKSQLRARARRLKMNQRLTGGGPSSKPMTNFEEMALSTFGSAAVDGVQNVQSLGLKPIEQSDECAISSPMGSPLQICSQVDATPNPEHHPASPSTPPTHLSLENQDASTSVLSRKARNKLISTLIADISKRNAAEEERRREHREMMQAIQGLTNSITELIK; encoded by the exons ATGGGTACGGGGAAAAATTGCCCAAAAACGCCTCAACAGATGAAGGAGTTGTGGCAGCAGCTGGCAGATGAGCTTAATTCGTGCAGAGGACCAACACGAAGTGCTGCAAAATGGAAAGAG ACGTTAGGCGTTTGGAAAAGCCAACTGCGCGCTCGTGCAAGGCGGTTGAAAATGAACCAAAGGCTCACAGGTGGAGGTCCAAGTTCCAAACCGATGACGAACTTTGAGGAAATGGCTTTGTCTACATTCGGTTCGGCTGCTGTAGATGGGGTACAAAATGTGCAAAGCCTAGGTTTAAAGCCAATTGAGCAAAGTGATGAATGCGCAATTTCTTCACCCATGGGTAGTCCTCTACAGATATGCAGTCAGGTAGATGCAACCCCAAATCCCGAACACCATCCAGCAAGTCCATCGACACCACCTACGCATCTTAGCTTGGAAAACCAG gatGCATCAACTTCGGTGCTATCACGAAAGGCACGTAATAAGCTTATCAGCACTTTGATAGCTGATATATCAAAAAGGAATGCTGCTGAGGAAGAGAGGCGACGGGAGCATCGTGAAATGATGCAGGCCATTCAAGGCCTAACTAATTCTATAACAGAACTAATAAAATAG